From Roseateles sp. SL47:
ACGCGGGAAGCTCTGAATGATTGCCGCTTCCCTCAAGGTGATCGCGCGATCTTGTTCTGGATGCCCAAACCGGCCATTCCCGAACCCATAGCACTGCGTCGTCATGGTGGGGGCGGGCTTGTCCCACTCCATGCGGCCATAGACGCCGGGGTAGGTCCTGCCGCTTTCTGCACGATGGCAGTCAGCGACGAGATGCTCCGGCCAGTCGCGCCACGTTCCGCCAGGCTTCGATACCTTGATGCGTTTGAGATTCTTTTCTGACAAGGTAGATGAAACGTGCAGCTTGTCTCTCGGTGCTGCTTCACCTGCGCTCAGTGCGCGCAGGCGACCAATCGCCTGTCTCACGGTTTTGGGCTTATCGATCGTAGGTTCGATCATCCTGATATCGCCATGCCTTGATGCCAGCAGCACCATGCGGCGGCGAGTTTGTGGCACGCCGTATTGCGAGCTGTCGACGACATCAAACCAGACATTGTAACCAAGTCGCTTGAGCGTGTCGACAAAGTCGTGAAACACCTCGTGCTTGGCAACGGTCGGGACGTTCTCCATCGTGATTACATCTGGCCGGGTGCCTTTTGCCAAACGAGCGAACTCGTACAAGAGCCCCCATTTGCCGTCCTTTCCATCCAGCTCGTAGCGTTGTGCATAGGTGGAAAAAGGCTGGCAAGGTGCACACCCTGCAAGGATCTTCAAATCGGCATCGCCGAAAAGCTGATTCAACTCAGCGGTGGTGACTTTGCTGATATCTCGCTCTACAAATTTGGCGCTGTTGTTAGCCTCATAAGGAAAACGGCAGGCGGGGTCCATGTCGATGCCTGCAACGACTGGCACGCCTTCGAGCACGAAGCCATGCGTCAGCCCGCCAGCTCCACAGAACAAATCAACACAAGAAATTTTCGTCATTTCAACAATCCTCTTTTCGTTTCGACCGCAGTATGAGGCGGTCGAAACCCGT
This genomic window contains:
- a CDS encoding DNA cytosine methyltransferase: MTKISCVDLFCGAGGLTHGFVLEGVPVVAGIDMDPACRFPYEANNSAKFVERDISKVTTAELNQLFGDADLKILAGCAPCQPFSTYAQRYELDGKDGKWGLLYEFARLAKGTRPDVITMENVPTVAKHEVFHDFVDTLKRLGYNVWFDVVDSSQYGVPQTRRRMVLLASRHGDIRMIEPTIDKPKTVRQAIGRLRALSAGEAAPRDKLHVSSTLSEKNLKRIKVSKPGGTWRDWPEHLVADCHRAESGRTYPGVYGRMEWDKPAPTMTTQCYGFGNGRFGHPEQDRAITLREAAIIQSFPRDYAFIPDDGEVSFKVLGRLIGNAVPVDLGRAIARSINSHLAAIAPQP